The following coding sequences are from one Arthrobacter sp. 24S4-2 window:
- a CDS encoding DUF1684 domain-containing protein — MNTAPDAQLDRWNRFRANRNKALASEYGWLTLTSFQWLESQPAAVDLVPGRWSTDGTTAFLTAGAADGLTLAETGEPVDGTISAALADEESLMWVQFGGGDGKQVLVELAMRAGKYAIRTRDSRSPVFTEFDGVPTFAYRPDLVIEAEFRPYPAPVDVPIGTANPLVDGVHRSVGELVFRLPGKDHECHLQAEEEKLGALTVTFHDETNGDSTDEWRKVSMARPRVDSSGKASVVLDFNRAINYPSAFTPYGTCPMPVRNNSLDYRIEAGERQPGLAD; from the coding sequence ATGAACACTGCCCCTGACGCCCAACTGGACCGCTGGAACCGCTTCCGCGCCAACCGCAACAAGGCGCTGGCCAGCGAGTATGGCTGGCTGACGCTCACGTCGTTCCAGTGGCTGGAAAGCCAGCCCGCCGCCGTCGACCTCGTCCCGGGGCGCTGGTCAACGGACGGCACGACGGCGTTCCTCACCGCCGGGGCGGCGGACGGGCTCACGCTGGCGGAAACCGGCGAGCCGGTGGACGGCACCATTTCGGCCGCGCTTGCGGACGAGGAGTCGCTGATGTGGGTCCAGTTCGGCGGCGGCGACGGGAAGCAGGTGCTGGTGGAACTGGCCATGCGGGCAGGCAAATACGCCATCCGGACCAGGGATTCGCGGTCGCCGGTGTTCACCGAGTTCGACGGCGTGCCCACCTTTGCGTACCGCCCGGACCTGGTGATCGAGGCCGAGTTCCGCCCGTACCCGGCGCCGGTGGACGTCCCTATCGGCACCGCGAATCCCCTGGTGGACGGCGTGCACCGCTCCGTGGGAGAGCTCGTGTTCCGGCTGCCCGGCAAGGACCATGAATGCCACTTGCAGGCCGAGGAGGAGAAGCTGGGCGCCCTCACGGTCACGTTCCACGATGAGACCAACGGCGACTCCACGGACGAATGGCGCAAAGTGTCCATGGCGCGGCCCCGGGTGGACTCATCCGGTAAGGCGTCGGTGGTGCTGGACTTCAACCGTGCCATCAACTACCCGAGCGCCTTCACCCCCTACGGCACCTGCCCCATGCCGGTGAGGAACAACAGCCTGGATTACCGGATCGAGGCGGGAGAAAGGCAGCCTGGGCTCGCCGACTAA
- a CDS encoding iron ABC transporter substrate-binding protein — protein sequence MKIRTNALAGIALAATAALGLAACGSGSSTPAASTAAADGKASGEITVYNAQHESLTKEWIDAFTAETGVKVTVRQGDDTEMSNQIVQEGAASPADVFLTENSPAMAQVENAGLFADVDKATIDQVPTEFRPSTGKWTGIAARSTVLVYDKAKLSEDKLPKSMLDLAKPEWKGKWAASPSGADFQAIVSALLELKGEAAAEEWLKGMKENFKAYKGNSTAMKAVNAGEVDAALIYHYYYYGDQAKTGENSKNVTPYYFKNQDPGAFVSVSGGGVLKSSKNAAAAQAFLKFITGKKGQEVLQKGTSFEYAVASDVPSNDKLVPIKELQAPTVDPAKLNSQKVSELMTKAGLL from the coding sequence ATGAAGATCCGCACCAACGCGCTGGCTGGAATCGCACTCGCCGCAACCGCAGCCCTCGGCCTGGCCGCCTGCGGCTCCGGAAGCTCCACCCCCGCTGCGAGCACCGCCGCGGCTGACGGCAAGGCTTCCGGCGAGATCACGGTCTACAACGCCCAGCACGAAAGCCTCACCAAGGAATGGATTGACGCTTTCACTGCAGAAACCGGAGTCAAGGTAACCGTCCGCCAGGGCGACGACACCGAGATGTCCAACCAGATTGTCCAGGAAGGCGCAGCCTCCCCCGCCGACGTGTTCCTGACGGAAAACTCACCCGCAATGGCGCAGGTTGAAAACGCCGGACTGTTCGCGGACGTGGACAAGGCCACCATTGACCAGGTGCCCACCGAGTTCCGTCCCTCCACCGGCAAGTGGACCGGCATTGCCGCCCGCTCCACTGTCCTGGTCTACGACAAGGCCAAGCTGAGCGAAGACAAGCTGCCCAAGTCGATGCTGGACCTGGCCAAGCCCGAGTGGAAGGGCAAGTGGGCCGCTTCACCGTCCGGTGCAGACTTCCAGGCGATCGTTTCCGCACTGCTGGAGCTCAAGGGCGAAGCCGCTGCCGAGGAATGGCTCAAGGGCATGAAGGAGAACTTCAAGGCCTACAAGGGCAACAGTACGGCCATGAAGGCCGTGAACGCAGGCGAAGTGGACGCCGCCCTCATCTACCACTACTACTACTACGGCGACCAGGCCAAGACCGGCGAGAACTCCAAGAACGTCACGCCGTACTACTTCAAGAACCAGGATCCGGGCGCGTTCGTGTCCGTCTCGGGCGGCGGCGTGCTGAAGTCCTCCAAGAACGCGGCGGCTGCCCAGGCGTTCCTGAAGTTCATAACCGGCAAGAAGGGCCAGGAAGTCCTCCAGAAGGGCACCTCCTTCGAATACGCGGTCGCTTCCGACGTCCCGTCCAACGACAAGCTCGTCCCCATCAAGGAACTGCAGGCCCCCACCGTGGATCCGGCCAAGCTGAATTCCCAGAAAGTCTCCGAGCTGATGACCAAGGCAGGACTCCTGTAA
- a CDS encoding ABC transporter ATP-binding protein has product MAPSTNSHLEIEAVTKNFGSQAVLKGVNLSVAKGGTTAIVGPSGSGKTTLLRLIAGFEHPDTGSISLNGTRVAGDGSWVPAHKRQVGYVAQDGALFPHLTVGQNISFGLSAGKLSGGRREVAARVNGLLEMVSLDPSMAKRRPHQLSGGQQQRVALARALAREPELMLLDEPFSALDAGLRVATRRAVAKVLNEAGVTTILVTHDQAEALSFADQVAVMRGGRLAQIGNPFVVYTRPADRATAEFLGDAVILDAWMEGSLATCSLGGIPVRRPPAQGRVQLMLRPEQIRIAEDGPIRGVVVDTDYFGPETTVRLKLAVPPELAAGATPDHRFPGGGEVITIRHWNASIARPGMELCLRVVGEAVAFPLDPSGE; this is encoded by the coding sequence GTGGCGCCCAGCACCAACAGCCACCTGGAGATCGAGGCGGTCACCAAGAACTTCGGTTCGCAGGCGGTCCTCAAGGGCGTCAACCTGTCCGTGGCCAAGGGCGGAACCACGGCGATCGTGGGCCCGTCGGGCTCCGGCAAGACCACCTTGCTGCGCCTGATTGCCGGCTTCGAGCATCCCGACACCGGCAGCATCTCCCTCAACGGCACCAGGGTGGCAGGTGACGGTTCGTGGGTGCCGGCGCACAAACGCCAGGTGGGATACGTGGCGCAGGATGGCGCCCTCTTCCCCCACCTCACCGTGGGCCAGAACATCTCTTTCGGCCTCAGTGCCGGCAAGTTGTCCGGCGGGAGGCGGGAGGTTGCCGCCCGGGTCAACGGACTCCTGGAAATGGTGTCCCTCGATCCGTCGATGGCCAAGCGCCGGCCGCACCAGCTCTCCGGCGGGCAGCAGCAGCGCGTGGCGCTGGCCCGCGCCCTGGCCCGCGAGCCGGAGCTCATGCTGCTGGACGAGCCGTTCTCAGCGCTGGATGCAGGCCTGCGCGTGGCCACCCGCCGCGCGGTGGCCAAGGTCCTCAACGAAGCCGGCGTGACCACCATCCTGGTCACGCACGACCAGGCCGAGGCCCTCTCCTTCGCGGACCAGGTGGCCGTGATGCGCGGCGGCAGGCTGGCCCAGATCGGCAACCCGTTCGTGGTCTACACTCGCCCGGCCGACCGCGCCACCGCGGAATTCCTGGGCGACGCCGTCATCCTGGACGCCTGGATGGAGGGCTCGCTGGCCACCTGTTCGCTGGGCGGCATTCCGGTGCGCAGGCCGCCGGCCCAGGGCCGCGTACAGCTCATGCTGCGTCCCGAGCAGATCCGCATCGCCGAGGACGGCCCCATCCGAGGTGTGGTGGTGGATACGGACTACTTCGGCCCCGAGACCACGGTGCGCCTTAAACTGGCCGTTCCGCCGGAACTGGCAGCAGGCGCCACCCCGGACCACCGTTTTCCGGGCGGCGGCGAAGTGATCACCATCCGGCACTGGAACGCCTCCATTGCGCGGCCGGGCATGGAGCTCTGCCTGCGCGTGGTGGGCGAGGCCGTGGCCTTCCCGCTGGACCCCTCCGGCGAGTGA
- a CDS encoding NADPH-dependent F420 reductase: protein MKIAVLGTGFAGRTVAAGLAKLGHEVVIGTRDPHATLARTEPGAMGTPPFAQWRAQHVDVALAAYPEAASAAEIIVNLTNGQGSIDALTAAGAENLAGKILIDIANPLDLSQGFPPSLKPVNTDSLGEQIQRAFPEARVVKTLNNMQSGLIADPGRVAGGEHSVFVSGNDAAAKSAVTSLLQSLGHRDVIDLGDITTARGPEMMMPVWLRIFTALGTPDFNFKIVR from the coding sequence ATGAAAATAGCTGTCCTTGGCACCGGATTTGCCGGCCGCACTGTTGCAGCGGGGTTGGCGAAACTCGGGCACGAAGTGGTGATCGGTACCCGCGACCCGCACGCCACGCTGGCGCGAACGGAACCCGGCGCCATGGGAACTCCGCCGTTTGCCCAATGGCGCGCCCAGCACGTCGACGTGGCGCTCGCCGCCTATCCCGAAGCCGCGTCCGCCGCGGAAATCATCGTCAACCTCACTAACGGACAGGGCTCCATCGATGCCCTGACTGCAGCGGGCGCGGAAAACCTCGCCGGCAAGATCCTTATAGACATCGCGAACCCGTTGGACCTTTCACAGGGTTTCCCGCCGTCGCTGAAGCCGGTCAACACGGACAGCCTGGGCGAGCAAATCCAGCGGGCCTTCCCGGAAGCCAGGGTCGTCAAGACGCTCAACAACATGCAGTCCGGCCTGATAGCTGATCCGGGGCGGGTGGCGGGAGGAGAACACTCTGTCTTCGTTTCGGGGAACGACGCTGCCGCCAAGAGCGCAGTGACCTCCCTGCTGCAAAGCCTTGGCCACCGGGACGTCATTGACCTGGGCGACATCACTACAGCCCGGGGACCGGAAATGATGATGCCCGTCTGGCTGCGGATCTTTACCGCCCTGGGCACGCCCGACTTCAATTTCAAGATTGTCCGCTGA
- a CDS encoding SDR family NAD(P)-dependent oxidoreductase, producing MDIKGTVALITGGASGLGAATAKRLSDAGASVVLVDLPSSQGESYAAELNEAVLNARGAALNVPGAAGAVFVPADVTSEEQVQAAVDAAVALGPLRIVVNCAGIATPGKVLGRDGVLPLDAFNRVIQINLVGTFNVIRLAAAAMAATEPALTELGGPERGVIINTASVAAFDGQIGQPAYAASKGAVAAMTLPIARELARSLIRVVTIAPGIFETPMMAGLPQEAQDSLGSQVPHPSRLGRPAEYANLAAHIVENAMLNGETIRLDGAIRMGPK from the coding sequence ATGGACATCAAGGGCACTGTTGCGCTCATTACGGGCGGGGCCTCCGGGCTGGGTGCCGCCACCGCCAAACGGCTGTCCGATGCCGGCGCGTCCGTGGTCCTGGTGGACCTGCCGTCGTCGCAGGGGGAGTCCTACGCGGCGGAGTTGAATGAGGCGGTCTTGAACGCGCGGGGCGCTGCGCTGAACGTGCCGGGCGCCGCGGGCGCTGTCTTCGTCCCTGCCGACGTGACCAGCGAGGAACAGGTCCAGGCCGCCGTTGACGCCGCCGTGGCCCTCGGCCCGCTGCGCATCGTGGTCAACTGCGCCGGGATCGCCACCCCCGGGAAGGTCCTGGGCCGGGACGGGGTGCTGCCGCTGGACGCCTTCAACCGCGTCATCCAGATCAACCTCGTGGGCACCTTCAACGTGATCCGCCTCGCCGCCGCCGCCATGGCCGCCACGGAGCCGGCCCTGACCGAACTCGGTGGACCGGAGCGCGGCGTCATCATCAACACCGCATCCGTGGCCGCGTTCGACGGTCAGATCGGCCAGCCTGCCTACGCCGCGTCCAAGGGTGCCGTGGCCGCCATGACCCTGCCGATCGCCCGCGAACTGGCCCGGTCACTGATCCGCGTGGTCACAATCGCGCCGGGCATCTTCGAGACCCCCATGATGGCCGGGTTGCCCCAGGAAGCCCAGGATTCGCTGGGCAGCCAGGTCCCGCACCCGTCCCGCCTGGGCCGGCCGGCCGAATACGCCAACCTGGCGGCGCACATCGTGGAAAACGCCATGCTCAACGGCGAAACCATCCGCCTCGACGGGGCTATCCGGATGGGGCCGAAGTGA
- a CDS encoding acyl-CoA dehydrogenase family protein — protein MTSGQPAPAADAVDALPTADFFGFESLLSQQEQRKLGELREFLAAEIAPYATEWWNNAEFPAHILPKLAALELSAPAQRGYSHLFAGLVIAEMTRVDTSIATFFLVHHDLFVESLYGFGSEEQKTRLLDDAANLRTTGAFALTEPEHGSDVAGGMETRARRVSGAAGDYWVLNGAKRWIGNGTFCDYMLVWARDEADGAIRGFIVDAALPGVKRSRIEHKIALRTVQNADIVFRDVRVAEADRFAGIGSFEDTNELLRGSRIMVAWQAVGQQLAAFDVARQHAVERQQFGRPLAKFQLIQQQLVTMLGNAVASMGMMVRIAQLQQDGSADMAQVALAKSYTSARMRETVAMGRSLLGGNGIVTDYRMAKIFADAEAIYTYEGSFEINTLIVGRAVTGVSAIV, from the coding sequence GTGACGTCCGGTCAGCCGGCCCCCGCCGCGGACGCTGTGGATGCACTGCCCACGGCCGATTTCTTCGGGTTCGAATCGCTGCTCAGCCAACAGGAACAGCGGAAGCTCGGGGAGCTGCGGGAGTTCCTGGCTGCCGAAATCGCGCCGTACGCCACGGAGTGGTGGAACAACGCCGAATTTCCCGCCCACATCCTGCCCAAGCTGGCTGCCCTGGAACTCAGCGCCCCGGCCCAGCGCGGTTACAGCCACCTGTTCGCAGGCCTGGTCATTGCCGAAATGACGCGGGTGGACACCTCCATCGCCACGTTCTTCCTGGTCCACCACGACCTCTTCGTCGAGTCGCTCTACGGGTTCGGCTCCGAGGAGCAAAAGACCCGCCTGCTCGACGACGCCGCGAACCTCCGCACCACCGGCGCCTTCGCGCTGACCGAACCCGAGCATGGCTCCGACGTTGCCGGGGGCATGGAAACGCGGGCCCGCCGGGTTTCGGGAGCTGCCGGCGACTACTGGGTCCTTAACGGTGCCAAGCGCTGGATCGGCAACGGGACGTTCTGCGACTACATGCTCGTGTGGGCGCGGGACGAAGCCGACGGTGCCATCCGGGGCTTCATCGTGGACGCTGCCCTTCCGGGTGTTAAGCGGAGCCGGATCGAACACAAGATCGCCCTCCGCACGGTGCAGAACGCGGACATAGTCTTCCGGGATGTGCGGGTGGCAGAGGCGGACCGTTTTGCCGGCATCGGCAGCTTCGAGGACACCAACGAACTGCTCCGCGGCTCCCGGATCATGGTGGCATGGCAGGCCGTAGGCCAGCAACTGGCGGCATTCGACGTCGCCCGGCAGCACGCCGTCGAACGCCAGCAGTTCGGCCGTCCGCTGGCCAAATTCCAGCTGATCCAGCAGCAGCTGGTCACCATGCTGGGCAACGCCGTGGCAAGCATGGGGATGATGGTCCGGATAGCCCAGCTGCAGCAGGACGGTTCGGCGGACATGGCGCAGGTGGCGCTCGCGAAGTCGTACACGAGTGCCCGCATGCGCGAAACCGTGGCCATGGGGCGGTCCCTGCTGGGCGGCAACGGGATCGTCACGGACTACCGGATGGCCAAGATCTTCGCCGACGCCGAGGCCATCTACACCTATGAGGGGTCCTTCGAGATCAACACGCTGATCGTGGGCCGTGCCGTCACCGGGGTGTCCGCGATCGTCTGA
- a CDS encoding iron ABC transporter permease, protein MPIDLAAPETSGSTTTAGRGKRPRPPFGVSAVAIIAVLIALFSLIPLGYVIVMTAATGWETAVGLIFRERVGELLLNTLLLMAVTVPLCVVLGVGGAWLVERTGLRGHTWWAVLLAAPLAIPAFVNSYAWVSAVPSMGGLWSGVLIATLSYFPLVYIPAAATLSRLDPAIEQSAASLGLGAWRTFFRVVLPQLRIAMTGGALLVSLHLLAEYGAFAMIRFDTFTTAIMVQYQSTFNGTAGNMLASVLVFFCLILLVVEVRGRGTARYARVGSGAQARALRLPLHAYQVPAQLFLAGLTALAFGLPLTFVLRWVFAGGAEIWSTDEFLPALLQTLGYGLTGALATTVVAFPMAYLAVRHPSWFSKALELSNYVTSSMPGIVVGLAFVTVSIRVAPGFYQTTVLLIAAYVLLFLPRALVNLRAGLAQAPKELDEAAQALGKPPLLAFIRVTLRLSAPAAAGGAALVFLAIVNELTATLLLSPNGTRTLATEFWSKSSEIDYAGAAPYALLMILISAPMTYLLFQQSKKVAGQ, encoded by the coding sequence GTGCCAATCGACCTAGCGGCGCCGGAAACCTCCGGAAGCACGACGACGGCGGGCCGGGGCAAGCGCCCCCGCCCGCCTTTCGGCGTTTCCGCAGTAGCCATCATTGCGGTTCTCATTGCCCTGTTTTCCCTGATCCCGCTGGGCTACGTCATCGTGATGACGGCCGCCACTGGGTGGGAGACCGCCGTCGGACTCATCTTCCGCGAGCGGGTTGGCGAGCTGCTCCTCAACACGCTGCTGCTGATGGCGGTCACCGTGCCGCTGTGCGTGGTCCTGGGCGTGGGTGGCGCGTGGCTGGTGGAACGGACGGGGCTGCGCGGGCACACGTGGTGGGCCGTTTTATTGGCAGCCCCGCTGGCCATCCCCGCATTCGTCAACAGCTATGCCTGGGTCTCCGCGGTGCCCTCGATGGGCGGCCTGTGGTCCGGCGTCCTGATCGCCACGCTGTCCTACTTTCCGCTGGTGTACATCCCGGCCGCCGCCACCCTCAGCCGGCTTGACCCCGCTATCGAGCAGTCCGCGGCGTCGCTGGGCCTGGGTGCCTGGCGCACCTTCTTCCGCGTGGTCCTCCCCCAGCTCCGCATCGCCATGACCGGCGGGGCGCTCCTGGTCTCGCTGCACCTGCTGGCCGAATACGGCGCGTTCGCGATGATCCGCTTCGACACCTTCACCACCGCGATCATGGTGCAGTACCAGTCCACGTTCAACGGCACAGCCGGGAACATGCTGGCCAGCGTGCTAGTGTTCTTCTGCCTGATCCTGCTGGTGGTTGAGGTGCGCGGCAGGGGCACCGCCCGCTACGCCCGGGTTGGATCCGGTGCACAGGCCAGGGCGCTTCGCCTGCCCCTGCATGCCTATCAGGTTCCGGCCCAGCTCTTCCTGGCTGGACTCACGGCTCTGGCCTTCGGCCTTCCGCTGACGTTCGTGCTCCGCTGGGTCTTCGCCGGCGGCGCCGAAATCTGGTCTACGGACGAATTCCTTCCCGCGCTGCTGCAGACCCTCGGCTACGGCCTGACCGGTGCCCTGGCCACCACCGTCGTCGCTTTCCCCATGGCGTACCTTGCCGTCCGGCACCCCAGCTGGTTCAGCAAGGCCCTGGAACTGTCCAACTACGTCACCAGTTCCATGCCGGGCATTGTGGTGGGCCTGGCCTTCGTTACCGTGAGCATCAGGGTGGCCCCGGGCTTCTACCAGACAACCGTGCTGCTCATCGCCGCCTACGTGCTGCTGTTCCTGCCCCGGGCGCTGGTCAATCTCCGCGCCGGACTGGCGCAGGCACCCAAGGAACTCGACGAAGCCGCGCAGGCGCTGGGGAAGCCGCCGCTGCTGGCCTTCATCCGGGTGACGCTGCGCCTCAGCGCTCCGGCAGCGGCGGGCGGGGCTGCCCTGGTATTCCTCGCCATCGTCAACGAACTCACGGCAACGCTGCTGCTCTCACCTAACGGCACGCGCACTTTGGCCACCGAGTTCTGGAGCAAGAGCAGCGAGATCGACTACGCCGGCGCCGCACCCTATGCACTCCTGATGATCCTGATCTCAGCCCCCATGACCTACCTTCTCTTCCAGCAGTCCAAGAAAGTGGCCGGACAGTGA
- a CDS encoding glycoside hydrolase family 76 protein, with product MTAPNAASAPADWSARADEAARSVTRMFGQRLFFLPGTHIAAIERPSSRLKNLARPWHYWWQAHYVDCLVDAGRRELARGARFDDGNRPSAGRLASQLVTGIRLRNFLTFVNNYYDDMAWLALSTLRLEKLADETRMRGRRRNARVRRSLTLQFDSASTDDLGGGTFWSKKRNFKNTPATAPVALYYARTGNSARAQMLVDWLHAKLFDPAQGMYQDGLRINSDGGVLLEAAIYTYNQGPVLGALLELGGPANLERAAALVDAVARHLTRPAVQAAGRTAAVLRCDGTGDGGLFTGILARYLALAANDQRLPGPTRATAAALVIETAQAFWDGRRPVRAGESLERKGAHQGAQLVFSVFPETPADGTYPPGATVELSTQLQAWMVLEAAAVVSGPALQPNPAN from the coding sequence ATGACCGCCCCAAACGCCGCTTCCGCCCCTGCGGACTGGTCCGCCCGCGCCGACGAAGCCGCCCGCTCGGTGACCAGGATGTTCGGGCAGCGACTGTTTTTCCTCCCCGGAACGCACATCGCGGCGATCGAACGCCCATCCAGCCGGCTGAAGAACCTGGCCCGTCCGTGGCACTACTGGTGGCAGGCCCACTACGTGGACTGCCTGGTGGACGCCGGCCGCCGCGAGCTGGCGCGGGGAGCAAGGTTCGACGACGGCAACCGGCCCAGCGCCGGACGGCTGGCCTCGCAGCTCGTCACAGGCATCCGGCTGCGTAATTTCCTGACCTTCGTCAACAACTATTACGACGACATGGCCTGGCTCGCCCTCTCCACGCTGCGGCTCGAGAAGCTCGCCGACGAGACGCGCATGCGGGGACGCCGCCGCAACGCCCGGGTCCGGCGGAGCCTGACGCTCCAGTTCGATTCTGCATCCACCGACGATCTGGGCGGCGGCACCTTCTGGAGCAAGAAGCGCAACTTCAAGAACACCCCGGCCACAGCCCCGGTGGCGCTCTACTATGCCCGCACCGGGAATTCGGCCAGGGCACAGATGCTGGTGGACTGGCTCCACGCCAAGCTCTTCGACCCCGCCCAGGGCATGTACCAGGACGGCCTGCGGATCAACAGCGACGGCGGGGTGCTCCTGGAAGCCGCCATCTACACCTACAACCAGGGGCCGGTACTGGGCGCACTGCTGGAACTCGGCGGCCCGGCAAATCTGGAGCGGGCTGCCGCCCTGGTGGATGCCGTGGCACGCCACCTCACCAGGCCGGCTGTTCAGGCGGCCGGGCGAACCGCCGCGGTGCTCCGCTGCGACGGAACAGGCGACGGCGGGCTGTTCACCGGAATCCTGGCGCGGTACCTTGCGCTGGCGGCCAACGACCAACGGCTGCCCGGGCCGACCCGGGCCACAGCAGCAGCCCTCGTCATCGAAACAGCACAGGCCTTCTGGGACGGCCGCCGTCCGGTGCGAGCCGGCGAGTCCCTGGAACGCAAAGGGGCGCACCAGGGGGCGCAACTGGTGTTTTCCGTGTTCCCGGAGACGCCGGCGGACGGCACATATCCGCCGGGTGCCACCGTCGAACTGTCCACCCAGCTGCAGGCCTGGATGGTGCTGGAGGCCGCTGCAGTGGTTAGCGGCCCCGCCCTCCAGCCGAACCCCGCTAATTAA